The window CCCTTGGGGCCAGGAAGAGGGTAGGGGTTTCGGGGGCCCCTTCCGGCACCCCAAGCCGTACCAAGACCTCCCTCCCCGGGCTAACCCCAAGGAGGGAAAATAGCCGCACCAGGGCGGGCAGCTTGGGGTAGTCCACCCCAGGCCGCCTAAGGCCAAAGCCCGCCTCGTCGTCCAGGGCCAGGGCGTCTTTGCCCCTAAGCCGGGCGGCGAAGGTGGGGGGGAGATCCGGGAGGCGGGCATACCCCCGGGCGGGAACCTCCAGGCGAAAGCGCTTCCCCTCCAGTTCCACCTCTGCGGTAAGGGGCCTTTGGGCGCTATTCCCCAGGGCCAAAAACCCCCGGTCCACCGCCACCAGGCCCAGGTTTTCCCGGGGGCTTCCCACCCCCACGTACCCCTCCGCCCCCGGGGGCGGGGGGCCGTCCGTGGCCACCACCACCGGGGCCCTTAGGAGCCTCCTCCCTAAGGCCATGGCCCCCTCCAGGTCCGCCTGGCGGTCTTCCGCCTCTAGGGCCAGGAGGGCGTCCCGCAGGGCCACCCCCGGGGCGGGGCCGAAGGCCATGGGGGTTTCCCCGGCCCGCACCACCACCGCTTCCGGGGCCCTTTCCAGGAGGGGAAGAAGCCTTTCCTTGGCCAAGTCCAGGCGGGTTTTGGCGCCTTCGTTGGCGCTCATGCTGGCGGAGGCGTCCACCACGAAGACCATGGGGGAGGGGCCCAAGGGGGGGTCGTCCAGGGCCAGGACCAGGAGGGCTGCGGCCAGAAGCAGGAGGAATAGCCTTAGGTCGAGCCGAGGGCGGAAGCGGCGGCTTTTTCCCTTGTGCCAAAGCCACACCCCCGCCCAGGGCCGGGGCTTAGGCCTTTGGGCCCGGTAGAGGAGGTAGACCAGGAGGAGGATGGGGAAAAGCCAAAGCACCTTTCCCCTAGCCTAGCCTTGGTAGGGTGGAAAGGTGTGGGTCTTGGGGATTGACACCTCCTGCGACGACACCGGGGTGGGCCTAGTGAAGGACGGCCAGGTGGTGGTGAACCTGGTGGCGAGCCAGGTGCGCCTCCACGAGGCCTACGGCGGGGTGGTGCCGGAGCTCGCAAGCCGGGAGCACCTGAAGGCCATCGGCCCCCTCACGGAAAAGGCCCTGGCCGAGGCGGGGGTCGCCCCCCGGGAGCTGGACCTGGTGGCGGCCACCCGGGGCCCCGGGCTCATCGGGGCCCTCCTGGTGGGCTACACCTTCGCCAAGGGCCTGGCCTGGGCCTTGGGGCGGCCCTTCTACGCCATTCACCACCTCGAGGGCCACATCGCCGCCGCCTGGCCGGAAGGGGTAGACCCCCCCTTCCTGGCCCTGGTGGCCTCGGGGGGGCACACCCACCTCTACGAGGTCCTGGGGCTTGGCCGCTACCGCCTCCTGGGCGCCACCCGGGACGACGCCGCTGGGGAGGCCTTTGACAAGGTGGCCCGGCTTTTGGGCCTCGGCTTTCCCGGGGGGCCGGAGATCGAGCGCCTGGCCCAAGAGGCGGAGGAGGCGGTCCCCTTCCCCGTGCCCATGCGGGAACAGGAGGGGTATGACTTTAGCTTCTCCGGCCTCAAGACCAAGGCGGTGCAGCTCGTGGAGAAGGGCCTTCCCAAACCCGCCTTGGCCAAGGGCTTCCAGGAGGCGGCCATCCTCCATCTGGCGGAGGTGGTCCTTAGGGCGGTCCGGGACACGGGGCACAAGGTCCTCCTGGTGGCCGGGGGAGTGGCGGCGAACCAGGCCCTCCAGGCCCGTTTCCGGGAGGCGGGGCTTAGGGTCTACTTCCCCCCCAGGGGGCTTTCCCAGGACAACGGGGCCATGATCGCCCTGGCCGCCTACCGCCGCTATCAAGAGGGCCTTCCCCCAAGCCCCCTTTCCCTGGGGGCCACCGCCTACTGGCCCTTGGAGGAAGGCTAAAGGGGTTTCTCATCCCCAAGGAGTACAATCGGCCCTAGGATGCTGGGCCTCTTACGGAAGCTTTTCGACAACAACGAGCGGGAGATCGCCCGCTACTACAAGCAAGTGGTGGAGCCCACCAACCGGCTGGAGCCGGAGGTGGAGAAGATCCAAGACCTGGCCGCCGCCTACCGGGAGCTCAAGGAGAAGCACGGGCGGGGCGCTTCCTTGGACGAGCTCCTCCCCATGGCCTTCGCCCTCACCCGGGAGTCCGCCAAGCGCTACCTGGGCATGCGGCACTTCGACGTCCAGCTCATCGGCGGGGCGGTGCTCCACGAGGGCAAGATCGCCGAGATGAAAACCGGGGAGGGGAAGACCCTGGTGGCCACCTTGGCCGTGGCCCTGAACGCCCTCACGGGGAAGGGCGTTCACGTGGTCACGGTGAACGATTACCTGGCCAAGCGGGATGCGGAGTGGATGGGGCCCGTCTACCGGGGTTTGGGCCTGAACGTGGGGGTGATCCAGCACGCCTCCACCCCGGAGGAGCGGCGCAAGGCCTACTTGGCGGACGTCACCTACGTGACCAACGCCGAGCTTGGCTTCGACTACCTCCGGGACAACATGGCCATCAGCCCGGACCAGCTGGTCCTCCGCCACGACACGCCCCTGCACTACGCCATCATCGACGAGGTGGACTCCATCCTCATAGACGAGGCCCGTACCCCCCTCATCATCTCCGGCCCGGCGGAGAAGGCCACCGACCTCTACTACAAGATGGCGGAGATCGCCAAGAAGCTGGAAAGGGGCCTGCCCGCAGAGCCAGGGGTGCGCAAGGAGCCCACGGGGGACTACACCATTGAGGAGAAGAACCGCTCCGTCCACCTCACCCTCCAGGGCATCGCCAAGGCGGAAAAGCTCCTGGGGGTGGAGGGGCTTTTCAGCCCCGAGAACATGGAGCTCGCCCACATGCTCATCCAGGCCATCCGGGCCAAGGAGCTCTACCACCGGGACCGGGACTACATCGTCCAGGATGGCCAGGTGATCATCGTGGACGAGTTCACGGGCCGCCTCATGCCGGGGCGCCGCTACGGCGAGGGCCTCCACCAGGCCATCGAGGCCAAGGAGGGCGTCAGGATTGAGCGGGAGAACCAGACCCTGGCCACCATCACCTACCAGAACTTCTTCCGCCTCTACGAGAAGCGCGCCGGCATGACGGGCACCGCCAAGACGGAAGAGAAGGAGTTCCAGGAAATCTACGGCATGGACGTGGTGGTGGTGCCCACCAACCGCCCCATGATCCGCAAGGACTACCCCGATGTAGTCTACCGCTCGGAAAAGGGGAAGTTCTACGCCGTGGTGGAGGAGATCGCCGAGAAGTACGAGCGGGGCCAGCCCGTCTTGGTGGGCACCATCAGCATCGAGAAGTCGGAAAGGCTTTCCCAGATGCTCAAGGAGCCCAGGCTCTACCTCCCCCGCCTCGAGATGCGCCTGGAGCTCTTCAAGAAGGCCAGCGCCAAGCAACAGGGGGAGGCCTGGGACCGCCTGAGGAAGCTTTTAGAAAGGCCCGCCCAGCTCAAGGACGAGGACCTGGCCCCCTTTGAGGAGCTCATCCCGGCAAAGGGCAACCTGCGCACCGCCTGGGAGGGCCTGAAGCGGGCGGTGCACACCCTCTCCATCCTCCGCCAGGGCATCCCCCACCAGGTCCTAAACGCCAAGCACCATGCCAAGGAGGCGGAGATCGTGGCCCAGGCGGGCCGGAGCAAGACCGTCACCATCGCCACCAACATGGCGGGCCGGGGCACGGACATCAAGCTGGGGGGGAACCCCGAGTACCTGGCCGCCGCCCTTTTGGAAAAGGAAGGCTTTGACCGCTACGAGTGGAAGGTGGAGCTCTTCATCAAGAAGATGGTGGCGGGACAGGAGGAGGAGGCCAAGGCCCTGGCGGCGGAGCTTGGGGTCAAGGACGAGCTTCTGGAGAGGATCCGCCAGATCCGGGAAGAGTGCAAACAGGACGAGGAGCGGGTGCGGGCCTTGGGGGGGCTTTTCATCCTGGGCACGGAAAGGCACGAGTCCAGGCGGATAGACAACCAGCTCCGGGGCCGCGCCGGCCGCCAGGGGGACCCCGGGGGGAGCCGCTTTTACGTGAGCTTTGACGACGACCTCATGCGCCTGTTCGCCTCGGACCGGGTCATCGCCATGCTGGACCGCATGGGCTTTGACGACTCCGAGCCCATCGAGCACCCCATGGTCACCCGCTCCATCGAGCGGGCGCAAAAGCGGGTGGAGGACCGCAACTTCGCCATCCGCAAGCAGCTTTTGCAGTTTGACGACGTCCTTAGCCGCCAGCGGGAGGTGATCTACGCCCAGCGCCGCCTCATCCTTCTGGGCCAGGACGAGGCGGTGCGGGAGGCTGCCTTGGGCATGGTGGAGGAAACGGTAGCCGCCTTGGCGGAAAACGTCCTAAACCCCCAGGTCCACCCCGAGGACTGGGACCTGGAGGGCCTCAAGGCCGCCCTCCTGGACACCGTGCCCCAGCTACAGGACTTCCCCTTTGAGGAGCTAAGGAGCATCAAGCCCGAGGAGGGGGTGGAGCGCCTGGTGGAGGCGGCCCTAAAGGCCTACGAGACCCGGGAGGCGGAGCTTTCCCCGCTCCTCATGCGGGCGGTGGAGCGCTTCGTGATCCTCAACGTGGTGGACTCCGCCTGGAAGGAGCACCTCCACAACCTGGACGTCCTGCGCCAGGGCATCTTCCTCCGGGGGTACGGGCAGAAGGACCCCTTCCAGGAATACAAGATTGAGGCCACCCGCCTTTTCAACGACATGGTGGCCTTCATCAAGGGCGAGGTGGCCAAGTTCCTCTTCCGGCTCAAGGTGGAGGCGGAGCCGGTGCGCCCGGTGCGGGAGGCCCCCTACGTGCCCGTGCCCGAGGCGCCCAAGGCGCCCGAGCCCTTCGGGGTGGAACGGAAGCGGCCCACCACCCCTCCGCCCCAGCCGGGCCTCTCCCGGGCGGAACGCCGGCGCCTCATGCGGGAGGAGAAAAAGCGCAAGAAGGAGTAAGGCACCGCCCGGGGGTACCCCCGGGCGGCTGTTTACGCCTCCACCTGGAGGCTTGCCGGGTCTAGGTTGGTGTAGACGTGTTGCACGTCGTCCAGGTCCTCCAAGGCCTCCACCAGGCGCATGACCTTGGCGGCCTCCTCCGGGGGCAGGCTGACCGGGTTCTGGGGGTGTTGCACCACCTCCACCGCCTCCACGGGGATGCCCCGCTTCTTGAGCTCCTCGGCGATGCGGTAAGCCTCGGCGGGGTCGGTGTAGAGGGTGAGGCTTTCCCCTTCTTCCTCCAGGTCCAAGGCTCCCAGCTCTATGGCCGCCTCCTGGGCGGCCTCCGAGTTCTGGCAGACGATGATGCCCTTGCGCTCAAACTGCCAGGCCACGCTCCCCGAGGTGCCCAAGGAACCCCCGTACTTGGAGAAGACGTGGCGTACCTCGCCGGCGGTGCGGTTGCGGTTGTCGGTGAGGGCGTAGACCAGTAGGGCCACCCCCCCGGGGGCGTAGCCCTCGTAGATGATCTCCTCGTACTGCTCGGCCCCGTCCCCGCCCCCTTGGAGCTTTTGCAGGAGGCGCTCGATGTTCTCCATGGGCACATCGTCCGCCCGGGCGGCCTCGATGGCATTCCGGAGCTGGACGTTGGCCTCCGGGTAGGGGCTACCCCCGGCCCGGGCGGCCGCCTGGATGGCCCGAAGGTGCTTGGAGATGATCTTGCCGCGCTTTAGGTCGTTAGCGGCCTTCTTGCGCTTGATCTGTGCCCACTTGCTATGACCGGCCATGGCTCACCTCACCCATTATAGCCAGG is drawn from Thermus sp. LT1-2-5 and contains these coding sequences:
- a CDS encoding VWA domain-containing protein, translating into MLWLFPILLLVYLLYRAQRPKPRPWAGVWLWHKGKSRRFRPRLDLRLFLLLLAAALLVLALDDPPLGPSPMVFVVDASASMSANEGAKTRLDLAKERLLPLLERAPEAVVVRAGETPMAFGPAPGVALRDALLALEAEDRQADLEGAMALGRRLLRAPVVVATDGPPPPGAEGYVGVGSPRENLGLVAVDRGFLALGNSAQRPLTAEVELEGKRFRLEVPARGYARLPDLPPTFAARLRGKDALALDDEAGFGLRRPGVDYPKLPALVRLFSLLGVSPGREVLVRLGVPEGAPETPTLFLAPRGGAPIPVLLTAPHPLLEGVALLGEALPPPPRPQGPWRALAEGEGGVGLLYASDGGLYLPSLEALQDQPFFPLLVYNFLKPYREVRAGLLAPEETLLPTPGESFLPKTPGGGGRFFALLAAFVLLLEALLFRRR
- the tsaD gene encoding tRNA (adenosine(37)-N6)-threonylcarbamoyltransferase complex transferase subunit TsaD, translating into MWVLGIDTSCDDTGVGLVKDGQVVVNLVASQVRLHEAYGGVVPELASREHLKAIGPLTEKALAEAGVAPRELDLVAATRGPGLIGALLVGYTFAKGLAWALGRPFYAIHHLEGHIAAAWPEGVDPPFLALVASGGHTHLYEVLGLGRYRLLGATRDDAAGEAFDKVARLLGLGFPGGPEIERLAQEAEEAVPFPVPMREQEGYDFSFSGLKTKAVQLVEKGLPKPALAKGFQEAAILHLAEVVLRAVRDTGHKVLLVAGGVAANQALQARFREAGLRVYFPPRGLSQDNGAMIALAAYRRYQEGLPPSPLSLGATAYWPLEEG
- the secA gene encoding preprotein translocase subunit SecA; translated protein: MLGLLRKLFDNNEREIARYYKQVVEPTNRLEPEVEKIQDLAAAYRELKEKHGRGASLDELLPMAFALTRESAKRYLGMRHFDVQLIGGAVLHEGKIAEMKTGEGKTLVATLAVALNALTGKGVHVVTVNDYLAKRDAEWMGPVYRGLGLNVGVIQHASTPEERRKAYLADVTYVTNAELGFDYLRDNMAISPDQLVLRHDTPLHYAIIDEVDSILIDEARTPLIISGPAEKATDLYYKMAEIAKKLERGLPAEPGVRKEPTGDYTIEEKNRSVHLTLQGIAKAEKLLGVEGLFSPENMELAHMLIQAIRAKELYHRDRDYIVQDGQVIIVDEFTGRLMPGRRYGEGLHQAIEAKEGVRIERENQTLATITYQNFFRLYEKRAGMTGTAKTEEKEFQEIYGMDVVVVPTNRPMIRKDYPDVVYRSEKGKFYAVVEEIAEKYERGQPVLVGTISIEKSERLSQMLKEPRLYLPRLEMRLELFKKASAKQQGEAWDRLRKLLERPAQLKDEDLAPFEELIPAKGNLRTAWEGLKRAVHTLSILRQGIPHQVLNAKHHAKEAEIVAQAGRSKTVTIATNMAGRGTDIKLGGNPEYLAAALLEKEGFDRYEWKVELFIKKMVAGQEEEAKALAAELGVKDELLERIRQIREECKQDEERVRALGGLFILGTERHESRRIDNQLRGRAGRQGDPGGSRFYVSFDDDLMRLFASDRVIAMLDRMGFDDSEPIEHPMVTRSIERAQKRVEDRNFAIRKQLLQFDDVLSRQREVIYAQRRLILLGQDEAVREAALGMVEETVAALAENVLNPQVHPEDWDLEGLKAALLDTVPQLQDFPFEELRSIKPEEGVERLVEAALKAYETREAELSPLLMRAVERFVILNVVDSAWKEHLHNLDVLRQGIFLRGYGQKDPFQEYKIEATRLFNDMVAFIKGEVAKFLFRLKVEAEPVRPVREAPYVPVPEAPKAPEPFGVERKRPTTPPPQPGLSRAERRRLMREEKKRKKE
- a CDS encoding YebC/PmpR family DNA-binding transcriptional regulator, whose protein sequence is MAGHSKWAQIKRKKAANDLKRGKIISKHLRAIQAAARAGGSPYPEANVQLRNAIEAARADDVPMENIERLLQKLQGGGDGAEQYEEIIYEGYAPGGVALLVYALTDNRNRTAGEVRHVFSKYGGSLGTSGSVAWQFERKGIIVCQNSEAAQEAAIELGALDLEEEGESLTLYTDPAEAYRIAEELKKRGIPVEAVEVVQHPQNPVSLPPEEAAKVMRLVEALEDLDDVQHVYTNLDPASLQVEA